A genomic region of Nostoc sp. UHCC 0702 contains the following coding sequences:
- a CDS encoding DUF1830 domain-containing protein has translation MWSRKTLLIPNQPGWITCNYVNSTSQIQVLRIANIPNWYFERVIFPKQGFRFEAPPDGDLEIHTGILASAILSDKIQCNRLCIS, from the coding sequence ATGTGGTCAAGAAAAACGCTGCTAATTCCTAACCAGCCTGGTTGGATTACCTGCAATTACGTTAACTCTACTAGCCAGATTCAGGTACTTCGGATCGCAAATATTCCTAATTGGTACTTTGAGCGAGTTATTTTCCCAAAACAAGGTTTTCGTTTTGAAGCACCTCCTGATGGCGATCTGGAAATTCACACGGGTATTCTAGCTAGTGCAATTCTCTCAGATAAGATTCAGTGCAATCGCTTATGCATTAGCTAG
- a CDS encoding DJ-1/PfpI family protein codes for MVIHSIKNQGKIGVLIEEHFDEIEFRAFNRFFPEHGYEIEYISHLWNQEQLTFKGVALTEEITVTVEVNDVEPTDYEGIILIGAYAMDRLRYEEYPQQGQSNQSPAVKFLRKAVKAMDAGKLKIGTICHSLWLFCADPELLKNREVTCAHNIICDVKNAGGIIIFDGDGTKNLHIDGNLITAKHPNVVVEFMEIFLKAINEQRLQVATR; via the coding sequence ATGGTAATTCATAGTATTAAAAATCAGGGTAAAATAGGTGTACTCATTGAAGAACACTTTGATGAAATTGAGTTTCGAGCATTTAATAGATTTTTTCCAGAGCATGGATACGAAATAGAGTATATTTCTCATCTTTGGAATCAAGAGCAACTGACTTTTAAAGGTGTTGCATTAACAGAAGAAATCACTGTTACAGTAGAAGTCAATGATGTTGAGCCTACTGATTATGAAGGCATTATTCTCATCGGTGCATATGCTATGGATCGTTTGCGCTATGAAGAGTATCCTCAACAGGGGCAATCCAATCAATCTCCTGCTGTCAAATTTCTCCGAAAAGCTGTAAAAGCTATGGATGCAGGAAAATTAAAGATTGGAACTATTTGTCATAGTCTTTGGTTGTTTTGTGCTGATCCAGAACTGTTGAAGAATCGTGAAGTAACTTGTGCTCATAACATCATTTGTGATGTCAAAAATGCCGGAGGCATCATTATCTTCGATGGCGATGGAACTAAGAATCTACATATTGATGGCAATTTGATCACAGCAAAACATCCTAATGTAGTCGTCGAGTTCATGGAAATTTTCTTAAAAGCAATTAATGAGCAGAGATTGCAGGTAGCTACCAGGTAA
- a CDS encoding carboxymuconolactone decarboxylase family protein, giving the protein MSQTNHTTLEQNGKTGVYKNAVLDDIKLQAGLNSINPKFGDFCTRVAGEAWGLPLIDQKTKALITIAIDVVNQDQVGTGNPFGTHVNMALQQGATRAEIEELLLFMCVYAGFNKAAGCFGTLNDILNSNE; this is encoded by the coding sequence ATGAGTCAGACAAATCATACAACATTAGAGCAAAATGGCAAGACAGGAGTATATAAAAACGCTGTTTTAGATGATATAAAACTTCAAGCGGGTTTAAATAGTATCAATCCGAAGTTTGGTGATTTTTGTACTCGTGTAGCAGGTGAAGCATGGGGTCTTCCATTAATCGACCAAAAAACCAAAGCTCTAATCACAATTGCTATTGATGTTGTCAATCAAGATCAAGTTGGGACTGGTAATCCTTTCGGAACACACGTAAATATGGCTCTCCAACAAGGCGCTACGCGTGCAGAAATAGAAGAACTTTTGTTGTTCATGTGTGTTTACGCAGGATTTAATAAAGCTGCGGGGTGTTTTGGTACTCTGAATGATATTCTCAATTCAAATGAATAG